A single window of Salvia splendens isolate huo1 chromosome 8, SspV2, whole genome shotgun sequence DNA harbors:
- the LOC121743467 gene encoding serine/threonine-protein kinase-like protein ACR4, with the protein MSYVEFRMAYSLLIGILATSITIFGILLIFLCRKKSAKADEDTESTASSPPVAKPPAPSYPLMEIDAATDGFNHRRIVGKGRIGTVYAAVTPKGEVVAVKRIHPRLVLNNAGFGFSSILKWLSLADHPHVVPITGFSEAPGERIIVMEFGGMLSLEFYLHQNTDGVALLDWRRRLRIAAGAARGLEYLHEEVAPPIIHGCVKPSNILVDVKLCARLCDYGLHFLAPEGMAGKYVDEECWRERKGVSKECDVYGFGVVLMELLSGRGSADVVEWGLPLIRGMRFNELLDPRLTVPADVGPLVRLSKVALACVANSRKNRPAMRQVAAILSSIEMAL; encoded by the exons ATGAGCTATGTAGAGTTCCGTATGGCCTACAGTCTCCTTATCGGAATCCTGGCGACGAGCATCACAATCTTCGGAATCTTACTAATCTTCCTCTGCAGAAAGAAGTCTGCGAAGGCCGACGAAGACACCGAATCAACCGCATCATCGCCGCCGGTGGCCAAGCCCCCCGCGCCGTCGTATCCGCTGATGGAGATCGACGCCGCCACCGACGGCTTCAACCACCGCAGGATCGTCGGGAAGGGGCGAATCGGCACCGTGTACGCCGCCGTGACGCCGAAAGGAGAGGTGGTGGCGGTGAAGCGAATCCACCCCCGCCTCGTCCTCAACAATGCCGGATTCGGATTCTCATCCATCCTCAAATGGCTCTCCTTGGCCGATCACCCGCACGTGGTGCCCATAACCG gATTTTCTGAGGCTCCGGGGGAGAGGATCATAGTGATGGAATTCGGCGGGATGCTGAGCTTGGAATTCTATCTGCATCAGAACACGGACGGGGTGGCGCTGCTGGACTGGCGGCGGCGGCTGAGGATCGCGGCGGGGGCCGCGAGGGGGCTGGAGTATTTGCACGAGGAGGTGGCGCCGCCGATCATCCACGGCTGCGTGAAGCCGTCCAACATATTAGTGGACGTGAAGCTCTGCGCGCGTCTCTGCGACTACGGGCTGCATTTCCTGGCGCCGGAGGGGATGGCGGGGAAGTACGTGGACGAAGAGTGTTGGAGGGAGAGGAAGGGCGTTTCGAAGGAATGCGACGTGTATGGATTCGGCGTCGTTTTGATGGAGCTGCTGAGCGGGCGGGGGAGTGCTGACGTGGTGGAGTGGGGGCTGCCGTTGATTAGAGGGATGCGGTTTAATGAGCTGTTGGATCCTCGGCTGACTGTGCCGGCGGATGTGGGGCCGCTTGTTCGGTTGTCCAAGGTTGCATTGGCGTGCGTCGCGAACAGCCGGAAAAATCGGCCGGCGATGAGGCAGGTTGCCGCGATTTTAAGCAGTATAGAGATGGCGTTGTGA
- the LOC121746062 gene encoding uncharacterized protein LOC121746062: MGLSKTEVNLRRLLAAAPQQQNQGKLVHYVATLREQLAEERTPEGLPRVSKAQLNEYSEKIEAVAAKLDVNEYRPPSGDRSPSSIEDSNNAKSVKLDAAAHAHIEKHRQLQEDLTDEMVGLARKLKESSLMISRSIKNTEKILDSTENAVEQSLASSGHANTRAVEVYSQSLKTTCFTWLLIFAMTCIFC; the protein is encoded by the exons ATGGGCTTGAGCAAAACTGAAGTGAACTTGAGAAGGTTACTTGCAGCAGCtccacaacaacaaaatcaggGAAAGCTTGTACAT TATGTGGCCACTTTAAGAGAGCAATTGGCTGAAGAGAGGACTCCTGAAGGTTTGCCAAG GGTATCAAAAGCTCAGTTAAATGAATATTCTGAGAAAATTGAAGCTGTAGCAGCTAAGTTAGATGTCAATGAG TACAGACCCCCATCGGGAGATAGATCCCCCAGTAGTATCGAGGACAGTAATAATGCGAAGTCTGTCAAACTGGATGCTGCAGCACATGCTCATATTGAGAAACACAG ACAACTACAAGAAGATTTGACGGATGAAATGGTTGGTTTGGCACGAAAACTCAAAGAGAGTAGCCTTATGATTAGTCGGTCCATAAAAAATACAGAGAAG ATACTCGACTCAACTGAGAACGCAGTTGAGCAGAGCTTGGCGAGCTCTGGACATGCAAACACTCGGGCAGTGGAGGTTTATTCGCAGAGTCTGAAAACAACGTGCTTTACATGGCTCCTGATCTTCGCCATGACGTGCATATTctgttaa
- the LOC121744648 gene encoding guanylate-binding protein 4-like, whose protein sequence is MMRLFGRSSAAESPHAASPSTPLPAASPNMSAGPPRPIRLVYTDEKGRFHMDPEAVALLQLVKQPVGVVSVCGRARQGKSFILNQLLGRSSGFQVASTHRPCTKGLWLWSTPIRRTALDGTEYSLLLLDSEGIDAYDQTGTYSTQIFSLAVLLSSMFIYNQMGGIDEAALDRLSLVTEMTKHIRVRASGGRSTASELGQFSPIFVWLLRDFYLDLMEDNRKITPRDYLELALMPVQGGGRDVSAKNEIRESIRALFPDRECYTLVRPLSNENDLQRLDQIPLDKLRPVFKSGLDSFTKFVFERTRPKQMGATVMTGPLFARITQSFLDALNNGAVPTITSSWRSVEEAECQRAYEMSTEVYMSAFDYSKPPEEAALREAHEDAVQRSMASFNDSAVGAGQVRQKYEKRLQTFLKKAFEDIKKDAFREAYLHCTRTIENMERELRTACHAPDAKVDTVLKVLDGLLSKYESSCHGPEKWRKVVLFLQQSLEGPLLDFIKKQINHIGAEKSSLALKCRSIEDKIELLNKQLEASEKYKSEYLNRYQDAIKDKENLTDDYMNRINNLQKKYSSLEEKSSNLSKTLDIARQECMDWKRKYELVLSKQKAEEDQFGAEVAMLRSKSSAAEARLAAAQEKAQSAHEEAEEWKRKYDIAVRETKNALEKASAVQERTNYQTQSREAALREEFSSALAEKEEEMKEKTSRIEEAEQRLTTLSLELKAAEYKLKNFDLETSRLKLEIRELGEKVEGANVAALSAQSKARSLEQEKIHLEQKYQDQFDRFEEIQERCKAAEKEAKRTMELADEARAEAASAQKDKSDFQRVAMERLAQIERAERHAETLERQRVDLVNEVERYRASERDALFKVEMLENRIREKETEIDSLLQSNNNQRKTTVQVLETLLASERAAHTEANNRAEALSVQLQATQGKLDEVSQELTALRFSEKSTIDGRLRTASHAKRGRTNDYEMGADSVQDTVMNDKVIRGNKRTKSTNSPMKFGSPEDGGSVFRGGDEPTNSEQTNQEDYTSFTVQKLRHELTSHNFGAELLQLRNPNKKDIVALYERCVLKKP, encoded by the exons ATGATGCGATTATTCGGCCGAAGCTCGGCCGCAGAATCTCCGCACGCGGCGTCTCCGTCGACTCCACTTCCCGCCGCTTCGCCCAATATGTCTGCCGGCCCGCCGAGGCCAATCCGCCTTGTCTACACCGACGAGAAGGGTAGGTTTCACATGGATCCTGAGGCGGTGGCGCTTCTGCAGTTGGTGAAGCAGCCCGTCGGGGTGGTTTCCGTCTGTGGCCGCGCTCGTCAAGGAAAGAGCTTTATATTAAATCAG CTTCTTGGGAGGAGCAGTGGATTTCAAGTGGCTTCTACACATCGTCCTTGTACAAAAGGACTTTGGCTGTGGAGTACCCCCATACGGAGAACTGCTCTAGATGGAACAGAGTACAGCCTCTTACTGTTGGACTCAGAAGGAATTGATGCTTATGATCAAACG GGAACATACAGTACACAAATATTCTCATTGGCTGTGCTCTTATCAAGCATGTTCATATATAACCAG ATGGGTGGTATTGATGAGGCTGCACTTGACCGCCTCTCTCTTGTGACCGAGATGACCAAACACATTCGCGTTAGGGCATCCGGAGGTAGGAGTACTGCTTCAGAGCTTGGACAGTTCTCACCAATATTTGTTTGGCTGTTGAGA GACTTCTATCTAGACTTAATGGAGGATAACCGGAAAATTACCCCGCGTGACTACCTGGAGCTTGCTTTGATGCCGGTTCAAGGAGGCGGAAGAGATGTATCGGCAAAGAATGAG ATTCGAGAGTCCATCCGAGCTCTTTTTCCAGACAGAGAATGCTACACTCTTGTACGACCCCTAAGCAATGAGAATGATCTTCAACGACTCGATCAGATTCCT CTGGATAAATTAAGGCCAGTATTTAAATCCGGTTTGGATTCTTTTACAAAATTTGTATTTGAGAGGACTAGGCCCAAGCAAATGGGCGCAACTGTGATGACAGGACCTCTTTTTGCTCGTATTACTCAGTCATTCCTTGATGCTCTAAATAATGGTGCTGTGCCTACAATAACATCTTCATGGCGG AGTGTTGAGGAAGCAGAATGCCAGAGAGCATATGAAATGAGTACTGAAGTGTATATGTCTGCTTTTGACTATTCCAAACCCCCTGAAGAA GCTGCCTTAAGAGAGGCACATGAAGATGCAGTTCAGAGGTCAATGGCCTCGTTTAATGATAGTGCTGTAGGTGCTGGTCAAGTGAGACAAAAGTATGAAAAACGTCTTCAGACTTTCTTGAAGAAAGCATTTGAG GATATTAAAAAAGATGCTTTCCGGGAAGCTTATCTGCATTGTACACGTACCATAGAAAATATGGAAAGGGAGTTGAGAACAGCTTGTCATGCTCCTGATGCAAAAGTAGACACAGTTCTAAAG GTTCTTGATGGGCTCTTGAGCAAGTATGAATCCTCTTGTCATGGACCAGAGAAGTGGCGGAAAGTAGTTCTTTTTCTTCAACAAAG CTTGGAGGGTCCACTTCTGGACTTCATCAAAAAGCAAATCAACCATATTGGAGCAGAAAAGAGTTCTCTTGCACTGAAATGCCGTTCAATTGAAGACAAGATAGAATTGCTTAACAAGCAACTGGAAGCTAGTGAGAAGTATAAATCTGAGTACCTGAACCGCTATCAAGATGCTatcaaagacaaggaaaatctTACAGATGACTACATGAACCGTATAAACaatttgcaaaaaaaatatagttCCTTGGAAGAGAAGTCCTCTAACTTATCAAAAACACTTGATATAGCAAGACAGGAATGTATGGATTGGAAAAGGAAATATGAGTTGGTTTTATCAAAGCAGAAGGCTGAAGAAGATCAGTTTGGTGCAGAAGTTGCGATGCTCAGATCGAAAAGTTCTGCTGCTGAAGCAAGATTGGCAGCAGCTCAGGAGAAAGCTCAATCTGCTCATGAAGAGGCAGAGGAGTGGAAGCGTAAATATGATATTGCTGTCAGAGAAACAAAAAATGCTCTAGAGAAAGCTTCTGCTGTCCAAGAACGCACAAATTATCAAACTCAATCAAGAGAAGCTGCTCTTAGAGAAGAATTTTCAAGTGCACTGGCAGAAAAG GAGGAAGAAATGAAGGAGAAGACGTCAAGGATTGAGGAAGCTGAGCAGCGTTTGACAACTTTAAGTTTGGAGTTGAAG GCTGCTGAATATAAGCTTAAGAACTTTGATCTGGAGACATCAAGATTAAAGCTTGAAATCAGGGAGCTAGGTGAGAAGGTAGAGGGAGCTAATGTGGCTGCTCTTTCAGCACAAAGCAAAGCCAGGAGTCTGGAACAGGAAAAAATACATCTTGAGCAGAAGTATCAAGACCAGTTTGACAGATTTGAGGAAATTCAAGAAAGGTGTAAAGCAGCTGAAAAAGAAGCTAAAAGGACAATGGAATTAGCTGATGAAGCCAGAGCTGAAGCAGCTTCTGCCCAGAAGGATAAAAGTGATTTCCAGCGTGTAGCAATGGAAAGATTGGCACAGATTGAGAGGGCTGAACGGCATGCTGAGACTTTGGAGAGGCAAAGGGTTGACTTGGTTAATGAAGTTGAGAGGTACAGAGCATCTGAAAGGGATGCCTTGTTTAAGGTAGaaatgctggaaaacagaatTAGAGAAAAGGAAACAGAAATTGACTCACTGTTACAGTCAAATAACAACCAGAGGAAGACCACTGTTCAGGTACTTGAGACTCTATTGGCAAGTGAGCGTGCTGCTCATACAGAGGCAAATAACAGAGCTGAAGCCCTCTCTGTTCAGCTGCAAGCTACTCAGGGGAAGCTTGATGAAGTTTCTCAGGAATTGACTGCTCTTCGATTCAGTGAAAAATCCACAATAGATGGCAGACTGAGAACTGCTTCCCATGCTAAACGTGGTAGGACCAATGATTATGAAATGGGTGCTGACTCGGTACAAGATACGGTCATGAATGACAAAGTAATCAGAGGAAACAAAAGGACCAAGAGTACCAACAGCCCTATGAAGTTTGGGAGTCCAGAGGATGGTGGTTCTGTGTTTAGGGGGGGTGATGAGCCAACCAATAGCGAACAAACAAACCAGGAGGATTACACTAGTTTCACGGTGCAGAAATTGAGGCATGAGCTTACAAGTCACAATTTTGGAGCTGAGCTGTTGCAACTAAGGAATCCTAACAAAAAGGACATTGTAGCTTTGTATGAGAGATGTGTTCTCAAGAAACCATAG